In Thunnus thynnus chromosome 11, fThuThy2.1, whole genome shotgun sequence, the following proteins share a genomic window:
- the LOC137192169 gene encoding transmembrane protein 237A-like, with product MPTVKSKKKKPKKEVNDGEEQAEVGLEVEMEEMTNRSHSESRDPLTPEPQDPAPQKKKKKKKAPTIDQEAENADMPNGDMSEPMMDGEEMTVAVTRRTKRKRKAKATEHYSNDLGAEDDDIITDAQSPIPQHSLFSAPHGHSQPVGKVFVERNRRFQAERVEQLRHSELMDDYMDPRQIWTTRDIAMRVHSGFRVIGLFSHGFLAGYAVWNIIVVYVLAGEQMTTLPNLLQQYHPLAYPAQSLLYLLLAISTVSAFDRVNLAKASMALRGFLTLDPAALASFLYFIALILSLSQQMTSDRINLYPTANETLWPPGSEQQILRPWIVVNLVVALLVGLAWAVVSTRPDIDYTEEFLMTMEVEGYPRGDENLDIPA from the exons ATGCCAACGGTCaagagcaagaagaagaagccgAAGAAAGAGGTCAACGATGGAGAGGAGCAGGCAGAAG tGGGTCTGGAGGTCGAGATGGAAGAAATGACCAATAGGAGTCATTCTGAAAGCAGAGACCCTTTGACCCCAGAGCCGCAGGATCCAGCaccacagaaaaagaagaaaaaaaagaaggcgCCTACTATCG ATCAGGAAGCAGAGAATGCTGATATGCCAAACGGTGACATGTCTGAACCAATGATGGACGGAGAGGAAATGACTGTTGCTGTAACCAGAAGGACGAAAAGGAAGAG GAAGGCGAAGGCGACTGAGCACTACAGCAATGATCTGGGCGCCGAAGATGATGATATCATCACAGACGCCCAGTCACCCATCCCCCAGCATTCCCTGTTCTCTGCCCCCCACGGACACAGCCAGCCAGTTGGCAAAGTCTTCGTGGAGAGGAACC gGCGTTTCCAGGCAGAGCGAGTTGAGCAGCTCCGACATTCAGAGCTGATGGACGACTACATGGACCCCAGACAGATCTGGACCACAAGAGACATTGCTATGAGGGTCCACAGTGGCTTCAG GGTGATTGGTCTGTTCTCTCATGGTTTCCTAGCTGGCTACGCAGTGTGGAACATAAttgttgtgtatgtgttggcGGGTGAGCAGATGACCACGCTGCCCAACCTGCTGCAGCAGTACCACCCTCTAGCCTACCCGGCTCAGTCTCTGCTCTACCTGCTGTTGGCCATCAGCACGGTGTCTGCATTCGACAG AGTGAACCTGGCCAAAGCTTCCATGGCCCTGAGAGGATTCCTCACCCTGGACCCTGCTGCTCTGGCCTCTTTCC tgtatttcatAGCCCTGATTCTGTCCCTCAGTCAGCAAATGACCAGTGATCGCATCAACCTTTATCCTACCGCCAATGAGACTCTGTG GCCTCCGGGTTCAGAGCAGCAGATCCTACGGCCGTGGATTGTAGTGAACCTGGTGGTGGCACTGTTGGTGGGCCTGGCCTGGGCCGTTGTCTCTACACGGCCAGACATCGACTATACAGAAG agtttttgATGACAATGGAAGTAGAGGGATACCCGAGAGGAGACGAGAACCTGGACATTCCTGCCTGA